From Solidesulfovibrio sp., one genomic window encodes:
- a CDS encoding CBS domain-containing protein, translating into MPRPEGPLAPPPSLSDADILAAMRQAGGYLDIAPADALALYRLAYAHAAARLARDVPVAAIMTETVTVIDPQADALTAARRMAEAGVSGLPVVDGETVVGVLSVRDLLRHLRLPMDAGVAAVAARLLDPAACLAPTPEADAGRTPVATLMTSPALVIAREASRLEAARRMTERRVNRLPVVDAGRLCGIVSRGDVVRSCRGMGGGCGL; encoded by the coding sequence ATGCCCCGACCCGAAGGCCCCCTGGCCCCGCCCCCTTCCCTGTCCGACGCGGACATCCTCGCCGCCATGCGCCAGGCCGGCGGCTACCTGGACATCGCCCCGGCCGACGCCCTGGCCCTGTACCGGCTGGCCTACGCCCACGCGGCGGCCCGCCTGGCCCGAGACGTGCCCGTGGCGGCCATCATGACCGAAACCGTGACCGTGATCGACCCGCAAGCCGACGCCCTGACGGCGGCGCGCCGCATGGCCGAGGCCGGCGTGTCCGGCCTGCCCGTGGTGGACGGCGAAACCGTGGTGGGCGTGCTGTCCGTGCGCGACCTGCTGCGCCACCTGCGCCTGCCCATGGACGCCGGCGTGGCGGCCGTGGCGGCCCGGCTGCTGGACCCGGCCGCCTGTTTGGCCCCGACGCCCGAAGCCGACGCCGGCCGAACGCCCGTCGCTACCCTCATGACCAGCCCGGCGCTGGTCATCGCCCGCGAGGCCAGCCGCCTGGAGGCGGCCCGGCGCATGACCGAACGCCGGGTCAACCGGCTGCCCGTGGTGGACGCCGGCCGGCTGTGCGGCATCGTCAGCCGCGGCGACGTGGTGCGTTCCTGCCGGGGCATGGGGGGAGGCTGCGGGCTATGA
- a CDS encoding HPP family protein: MNLLGKMRGGGSNPPRVGLAETAWSFFGAAVGIGLVAWLHEDVVGPAGLPFLIGSFGASAVLLYGAPASPLAQPRNVLGGHFLSALVSVAARSLLPGPGWLVCALAVAGAIALMHATGTLHPPGGATALIAVTGGPSIVALGYLFALVPALSGASVMLAVALLANNLAPRRRYPQYWR; the protein is encoded by the coding sequence ATGAACCTTTTGGGCAAAATGCGCGGCGGCGGTTCCAATCCGCCCCGGGTGGGGCTGGCCGAAACCGCCTGGTCGTTTTTCGGGGCCGCCGTGGGCATCGGCCTGGTGGCCTGGCTGCACGAGGACGTGGTCGGCCCGGCCGGGCTGCCGTTTCTGATCGGCTCCTTCGGGGCCTCGGCCGTGCTGCTCTACGGCGCGCCGGCAAGCCCCCTGGCCCAGCCGCGAAACGTCCTGGGCGGCCATTTCCTGTCGGCGCTCGTGAGCGTGGCCGCGCGGTCGCTCCTGCCCGGGCCGGGCTGGCTGGTCTGCGCCCTGGCCGTGGCCGGGGCCATTGCGCTGATGCACGCAACCGGCACCCTCCATCCGCCCGGCGGGGCCACGGCGCTGATCGCCGTCACCGGCGGCCCGAGCATCGTCGCCCTGGGCTACCTCTTCGCCCTGGTTCCGGCCCTGTCCGGCGCGTCCGTGATGCTGGCCGTGGCCCTTTTGGCCAACAACCTGGCTCCCCGGCGGCGCTATCCCCAATACTGGCGCTAA
- a CDS encoding GNAT family N-acetyltransferase, whose protein sequence is MAIRCGYEPGVVGRVGELHGRYYAKAWGAGAPFEILATRDMCAFMEGYDPARDLMLGAYAGERLVGSVAILGRKQSPDGAQLRFFIVDPHWHGRGLGKALLDRALAWCRERGFGRVFLWTVDGLPASRRLYEKAGFRIVERVPDARYTVPRESLKMVLELAAGGH, encoded by the coding sequence GTGGCCATCCGCTGCGGCTATGAACCGGGTGTGGTCGGCCGGGTGGGCGAGCTGCACGGGCGCTACTACGCCAAGGCCTGGGGCGCGGGCGCGCCCTTCGAGATTCTGGCCACCCGCGACATGTGCGCCTTCATGGAGGGCTACGATCCGGCCCGCGACCTCATGCTCGGGGCCTATGCCGGCGAGCGGCTGGTCGGGTCGGTGGCCATCCTCGGCCGCAAGCAAAGCCCCGACGGCGCGCAGTTGCGGTTTTTCATCGTGGACCCGCACTGGCACGGCCGGGGCCTGGGCAAGGCGCTCCTCGACCGGGCCCTGGCCTGGTGCCGGGAACGCGGCTTTGGCCGGGTGTTCCTGTGGACCGTGGACGGGCTGCCGGCCTCGCGGCGGCTTTACGAAAAAGCCGGCTTTCGCATCGTCGAACGCGTGCCCGACGCCCGCTACACCGTGCCGCGCGAGAGCCTCAAGATGGTCTTGGAACTGGCCGCGGGCGGGCATTAG
- a CDS encoding helix-turn-helix domain-containing protein translates to MIDTQELAGLGLTSYEAAAYLALLERAEPTSADVAARAAIPRQRVYDVLGSLAAKGLCLARDGAPRTFAAVDPATALELLAREREAALVRQGEAGLALARRLADSLGPVFAAGRGETDPLAYVEVLSGPRRIAGRALALAEGAQKSVASAIARPMILSLEQNRAFMRVPLGRGLSYRALCDDGVLADGALAAFLGELRPLGLAVRTVPALPLKMQIFDDESVLLSMQDPAGGAARFTAVVIHNRGVASMLGLAFEHLWQGANPLTEGR, encoded by the coding sequence GTGATCGATACGCAGGAACTGGCCGGGCTTGGCCTGACGTCCTACGAGGCGGCGGCCTATCTGGCCTTGCTGGAGCGGGCGGAGCCGACCTCGGCCGACGTGGCCGCCCGGGCGGCCATTCCCCGGCAGCGGGTCTACGACGTGCTGGGCAGCCTCGCGGCCAAGGGGCTGTGCCTGGCCCGGGACGGCGCGCCCCGGACCTTCGCCGCCGTGGACCCGGCCACGGCCCTGGAACTGCTCGCCCGGGAGCGCGAGGCGGCCCTGGTCAGGCAGGGCGAGGCCGGCCTCGCCCTGGCCCGCCGACTGGCCGACAGCCTGGGGCCGGTCTTCGCCGCCGGCCGGGGCGAGACCGATCCCCTGGCCTATGTGGAGGTGCTCTCCGGCCCCAGGCGCATCGCCGGCCGGGCCCTGGCCCTGGCCGAGGGGGCGCAAAAAAGCGTGGCCTCGGCCATTGCCCGGCCCATGATCCTGTCCCTGGAGCAGAACCGGGCCTTCATGCGGGTGCCGCTGGGGCGGGGGTTGTCCTATCGGGCCTTGTGCGACGACGGCGTGCTGGCCGACGGGGCGCTGGCGGCGTTTTTGGGGGAGCTGCGGCCCCTGGGCCTGGCCGTGCGCACCGTGCCGGCGCTGCCGCTCAAGATGCAGATTTTCGACGACGAGAGCGTGCTGCTGTCCATGCAGGACCCGGCCGGCGGCGCGGCGCGCTTCACGGCGGTGGTCATCCACAACCGGGGCGTGGCCTCCATGCTGGGCCTGGCCTTCGAACACCTGTGGCAGGGGGCGAACCCCCTTACGGAGGGACGGTGA
- a CDS encoding YgjV family protein — MDFASPAQLLGYLAFVLGIAAFAQRIDWRLKFLVASECLIYTAHFFLLGNNAAAVSALLSAVRTFASLRTRSPWVAGFFLAANLALGIAVAASWTAAFPIAAGLSGTVAVFFLRGIGLRLLLFCATVCWLTNNVLSGSIGGTLLEACVAVVNGATMWRLWRAGRLR; from the coding sequence ATGGATTTCGCCTCGCCGGCCCAGCTTCTCGGCTACCTGGCCTTTGTCCTCGGCATCGCCGCCTTCGCCCAACGCATCGACTGGCGGCTCAAGTTCCTGGTGGCCAGCGAATGCCTCATCTACACGGCCCATTTCTTCCTGCTCGGCAACAACGCGGCGGCGGTCAGCGCCCTGCTGTCGGCCGTGCGCACCTTCGCCTCGCTGAGGACGCGCTCGCCCTGGGTGGCGGGGTTCTTCCTGGCCGCGAACCTCGCCCTCGGCATCGCCGTGGCCGCATCCTGGACGGCGGCATTCCCCATCGCCGCCGGGCTGTCCGGCACGGTGGCCGTGTTTTTCCTGCGCGGCATCGGGCTGCGGCTGCTGCTTTTTTGCGCCACCGTGTGCTGGCTGACCAACAACGTGCTGTCGGGCTCCATCGGCGGCACCTTGCTGGAGGCATGCGTCGCCGTGGTCAACGGCGCGACCATGTGGCGGCTGTGGCGGGCGGGAAGGCTTCGGTAA
- a CDS encoding HAMP domain-containing sensor histidine kinase, producing the protein MQSAKDVSETLRVLSLGASDDPSVLDRHVLEAVARRVHQKMDDYEAYGFTALQSISLNIFFDLAQEFPTLEHLYAVCLLIPKMFFDIDCNLYVLDNKSGSIRRCAYQCLEADAGELADLPFPQKTVEREGRLLIPIKGNHELISQLPFTPREDVFGMLEIYPVAGLSEHDRLFFERYANRFGYQLHNRILANKNKEHLQFIRSLVKDIGHNVIVPNIYFKLYYKRLRSKIDLLKFFEWKLKQSFEAEAGPGNPVSEANDKLLRDLGYIHEGLMDQYRQILTHYEQTSLFLETLLRRSHFEEGRYVLEKRNCNFKKQVIDLQLERYRPRFEERGIEIDTSLGGVPDQEIEVVVDIGLVSQVYANLFSNAVKYTREVTEPSGRKRRFISFGWERKENYFGPGRDGIKLNVFTSGPAIPPETAAHLFEEGVRGENASGEYGTGHGLYFIREVVRLHGGVEGYEATSLGNNFFFILPMDPVL; encoded by the coding sequence ATGCAAAGCGCCAAGGACGTCTCCGAGACGCTTCGGGTCTTAAGCCTTGGCGCGTCCGACGATCCTTCCGTGCTCGACCGGCATGTGCTGGAGGCGGTGGCCCGCCGCGTCCATCAGAAAATGGACGACTACGAGGCCTACGGCTTCACGGCTTTGCAAAGCATCTCGCTCAACATCTTCTTCGATTTGGCCCAGGAGTTCCCCACCCTGGAGCACCTGTACGCCGTCTGCCTGCTCATCCCCAAGATGTTCTTCGACATCGACTGCAACCTCTATGTCCTCGACAACAAAAGCGGCAGCATCCGGCGCTGCGCCTACCAGTGCCTGGAGGCCGACGCCGGCGAGCTGGCCGACCTGCCCTTTCCCCAGAAGACCGTGGAACGCGAGGGCCGGCTTTTAATCCCCATCAAGGGCAACCACGAACTGATCTCCCAGCTGCCGTTCACGCCCCGGGAGGACGTCTTCGGCATGCTGGAGATCTATCCCGTGGCGGGGCTCTCCGAGCATGACCGGCTGTTTTTCGAACGCTACGCCAACCGCTTCGGCTACCAGCTGCACAACCGCATCCTGGCCAACAAGAACAAGGAGCATTTGCAGTTCATCCGCAGCCTGGTCAAGGACATCGGGCACAACGTCATCGTGCCCAACATCTATTTCAAGCTCTATTACAAGCGCCTGCGTTCCAAGATCGATCTGCTGAAGTTCTTCGAATGGAAGCTCAAGCAGTCCTTCGAGGCCGAGGCCGGCCCGGGCAACCCCGTGTCCGAGGCCAACGACAAGCTCCTGCGCGACCTCGGCTACATTCACGAAGGCCTCATGGACCAGTATCGCCAGATCCTGACCCACTACGAGCAGACGAGCCTGTTTCTGGAAACCCTGCTGCGCCGCTCCCACTTCGAGGAAGGGCGCTACGTGCTGGAAAAGCGCAACTGCAACTTCAAGAAGCAGGTCATCGACCTGCAGCTCGAACGCTACCGGCCCCGGTTCGAGGAGCGCGGCATCGAGATCGACACCTCCCTTGGCGGCGTGCCGGACCAGGAGATCGAGGTGGTGGTGGACATCGGCCTGGTCAGCCAGGTCTATGCCAACCTCTTTTCCAACGCCGTCAAATACACCCGCGAGGTGACCGAGCCGTCGGGCCGCAAGCGGCGTTTCATTTCCTTTGGCTGGGAGCGCAAGGAGAACTATTTCGGCCCCGGCCGCGACGGCATCAAGCTCAATGTCTTCACCTCCGGCCCGGCCATCCCGCCGGAAACCGCCGCCCACCTGTTCGAGGAGGGCGTGCGCGGCGAGAACGCCTCGGGCGAGTACGGCACCGGCCACGGCCTGTACTTCATCCGCGAGGTGGTGCGCCTGCACGGCGGCGTGGAAGGCTACGAGGCCACGTCGCTCGGCAACAACTTCTTTTTCATCCTGCCCATGGACCCGGTGCTCTAG
- a CDS encoding molybdopterin-guanine dinucleotide biosynthesis protein MobB — MKGVQVLGFKKSGKTALCEALVGHFAGRGVVPCALKCTHNAHIDKQDTDTGRFLPHCRTVGALAGKESALFWNDPRKLSDLIALLEGEVLVMEGGRDQAVCPRVLVLRDPAEAAELSDPGLVLGVFGPVRAAGLPHFETVEAVAEAVLARGFTLPGLDCAACGRDSCGALAAEILAGQATPGDCATTTVALTVHVGGRQLTVNPFVERILSSGIRGMLRELKGFGPGPIEIRIG, encoded by the coding sequence ATGAAAGGCGTTCAGGTTCTCGGCTTCAAGAAATCCGGCAAGACGGCCTTGTGCGAGGCCCTGGTGGGGCATTTCGCCGGTCGGGGCGTGGTGCCCTGCGCGCTCAAATGCACGCACAATGCGCATATCGACAAGCAGGATACGGATACCGGCCGTTTCCTGCCCCACTGCCGCACCGTGGGCGCCCTGGCCGGCAAGGAAAGCGCCCTGTTCTGGAACGATCCCCGCAAGCTTTCGGACCTGATCGCCCTGCTCGAGGGCGAGGTGCTGGTCATGGAAGGCGGGCGCGATCAGGCCGTCTGCCCCCGGGTGCTGGTGCTGCGCGATCCGGCCGAGGCGGCCGAGCTGTCCGACCCGGGGCTGGTGCTGGGCGTTTTCGGGCCCGTGCGCGCCGCGGGGCTGCCCCATTTCGAGACCGTGGAGGCCGTGGCCGAGGCGGTACTGGCCCGGGGCTTCACCCTGCCGGGGCTGGACTGCGCCGCCTGCGGCCGCGACAGCTGCGGCGCCCTGGCCGCCGAGATCCTTGCCGGCCAGGCCACGCCCGGCGACTGCGCCACCACCACCGTCGCCCTCACCGTCCATGTCGGCGGCCGGCAGCTCACGGTCAACCCCTTCGTCGAGCGCATCCTGTCCTCGGGCATCCGAGGCATGCTGCGCGAACTCAAGGGCTTCGGCCCGGGTCCCATCGAAATCCGCATCGGCTAG
- a CDS encoding energy-coupling factor ABC transporter ATP-binding protein: MSALYELTGIRQRYAGREVLCIDRLTIPAGVILGLAGPNGGGKSTLLRLLAFLEPPAEGVLRYLGRPTLGREDELRGEVTSFPQEPYLLRRSVRANVGYGLAVRRAPDIRERVDEALTLVGLDPARFASRSWRQLSGGEVKRVALAARLALRPRVLLLDEPTANLDRDSAERVRQAVVAARREHGTSLVISGHDQQWLHGISDDILWLREGRLDRSARRPDHAATDSPSPSGNVQEERT, from the coding sequence ATGAGCGCCCTGTACGAACTGACCGGCATCCGCCAGCGCTACGCCGGCCGCGAGGTGCTGTGCATCGACCGGCTGACCATCCCGGCCGGGGTGATCCTGGGCCTGGCCGGACCCAACGGCGGCGGCAAAAGCACGCTGCTGCGGCTGCTGGCCTTCCTGGAGCCCCCGGCCGAGGGGGTGTTGCGCTACCTGGGCCGGCCGACCCTTGGCCGGGAAGACGAGCTGCGCGGCGAAGTCACCTCTTTTCCCCAGGAACCCTACCTGCTGCGGCGCTCGGTGCGGGCCAACGTGGGCTACGGCCTGGCCGTGCGCCGCGCCCCGGACATCCGGGAGCGCGTGGACGAGGCGCTCACCCTGGTCGGCCTGGACCCGGCCCGGTTCGCCTCCCGCTCCTGGCGCCAGTTGTCCGGGGGCGAGGTCAAGCGGGTGGCCCTGGCCGCCAGGCTGGCCCTGCGCCCCAGGGTGCTGCTGCTCGACGAGCCCACGGCCAACCTCGACCGCGACAGCGCCGAACGGGTGCGCCAGGCGGTGGTGGCGGCCCGCCGGGAGCACGGCACGAGCCTGGTCATCAGCGGCCACGACCAGCAGTGGCTGCACGGTATCAGCGACGACATCCTGTGGCTGCGCGAGGGCCGCCTCGACAGGTCGGCCCGCCGGCCGGACCACGCGGCGACGGATTCCCCTTCCCCATCCGGCAACGTTCAGGAGGAACGGACATGA
- a CDS encoding ABC transporter permease — MNYILDGLRQALLLLFHGDPETFSAVWTTLAVTFEAMAAALLLGAPAGFLLGYADFPGRRAARLVVETFLSFPTVVIGLLVYAFISRRGPLGEWGLLFTVPGMAVGLTILGLPLIIALTAQAVENLDPRLRPTLLTLGAKPRHVFWTTVTEARFGMLLAATAAFGRIVSEIGISMMLGGNIKWDTRTITTAIALETGKGEFATGIALGIVLMVIAFAVNLAAAACRGRSAA; from the coding sequence ATGAACTATATCCTCGACGGATTGCGGCAGGCGCTGCTGCTGCTTTTTCACGGCGACCCGGAAACCTTCTCCGCCGTGTGGACCACGCTGGCCGTCACCTTCGAGGCCATGGCCGCCGCCTTGCTGCTGGGCGCGCCGGCCGGGTTTCTCCTCGGTTACGCCGACTTTCCGGGCAGGCGGGCGGCCAGGCTCGTGGTCGAGACCTTCCTGTCCTTCCCCACGGTGGTCATCGGCCTTCTGGTCTACGCCTTCATCTCCAGGCGTGGCCCCCTGGGCGAGTGGGGCCTGTTGTTCACCGTGCCGGGCATGGCCGTGGGCCTGACCATCCTGGGCCTGCCCCTGATCATCGCCCTGACGGCCCAGGCCGTGGAGAACCTCGACCCCAGGCTGCGCCCGACGCTGCTGACCCTCGGCGCCAAGCCGCGCCACGTCTTCTGGACCACCGTCACCGAGGCCCGCTTCGGCATGCTGCTGGCCGCAACAGCCGCCTTCGGCCGCATCGTCTCGGAAATCGGCATTTCCATGATGCTTGGCGGCAACATCAAATGGGACACCCGCACCATCACCACGGCCATCGCCCTGGAGACCGGCAAGGGCGAATTCGCCACGGGCATCGCCCTGGGCATCGTGCTCATGGTCATCGCCTTCGCCGTCAACCTGGCCGCCGCGGCCTGCCGGGGCAGGTCCGCCGCATGA
- a CDS encoding substrate-binding domain-containing protein gives MRFISARALVVGLVAAVLCAAPAMAQKPSVTLMMATTTSTDDTGLLPVLAEAFRKDTGIELKWVAVGTGKALEHGKNCDVDVLLVHAPAAEKKFVEEGSGLNRTEVMYNDFVLVGPAADPAKVKGKTTAEALAAIAAAKAPFVSRGDDSGTHKMEQALWKGANLPLPDKESWYASAGQGMLQTMTMAGERGAYTLADRGTYIAYEDQAKGKPALVVLVAGDKPLLNQYSVISVNPEKCKNVKFEAAETFRNWLASAKGQKVVGDFTLKGKKLFTPNAAKQ, from the coding sequence ATGCGCTTCATTTCCGCCCGCGCGCTGGTTGTGGGGTTGGTGGCCGCCGTCCTGTGCGCCGCCCCGGCCATGGCCCAAAAGCCGTCCGTCACGCTCATGATGGCCACCACCACCAGCACCGACGACACCGGCCTGCTGCCCGTGCTGGCCGAGGCCTTCAGGAAAGACACCGGCATCGAACTCAAATGGGTGGCCGTGGGCACCGGCAAGGCCCTGGAGCACGGCAAGAACTGCGATGTGGACGTGCTGCTCGTGCACGCCCCGGCGGCGGAGAAAAAGTTCGTGGAAGAGGGGAGCGGGCTCAACCGTACCGAGGTCATGTACAACGACTTCGTGCTCGTCGGCCCGGCCGCCGATCCGGCCAAGGTCAAGGGCAAGACGACCGCCGAGGCCCTGGCCGCCATCGCCGCCGCCAAGGCGCCGTTCGTCAGCCGCGGCGACGACTCCGGCACCCACAAGATGGAACAGGCCCTGTGGAAGGGGGCGAACCTGCCCCTGCCGGACAAGGAGTCCTGGTACGCCTCGGCCGGCCAGGGCATGCTCCAGACCATGACCATGGCCGGCGAGCGCGGCGCCTACACCCTGGCCGACCGGGGAACCTACATCGCCTACGAGGACCAGGCCAAGGGCAAGCCGGCCCTGGTGGTGCTGGTTGCGGGCGACAAGCCGCTGCTCAACCAGTACAGCGTCATTTCCGTCAATCCCGAGAAGTGCAAGAACGTCAAATTCGAGGCCGCCGAGACGTTCCGCAACTGGCTGGCCTCGGCCAAAGGCCAGAAGGTCGTGGGCGATTTCACCCTCAAGGGCAAGAAGCTGTTCACCCCCAACGCCGCCAAGCAATAG
- a CDS encoding flagellin, translating into MSLVINHNMMAANAARNLSNSYGALATSTQRLSSGLRINSSADDAAGLAIRELMRSDITAINQGVRNANDAISMIQTADGALQVVDEKLIRMKELAEQAATGTYTSDQRLIIDSEYQAMASEITRIANATDFNGIYLLNGNLSGATHDGSGAVSTGKMKVHFGAGNASAEDYYYVQIGTSTASALGVGIGAASGKAGRSISTQQQAQEALEAIKTAIVSKDKIRANLGALQNRLENTISNLQIQAENLQAAESQISDVDVATEMTQFVREQILTQSAIAMLSQANSLPKMAMQLIGG; encoded by the coding sequence ATGTCTCTCGTGATCAACCACAACATGATGGCCGCCAACGCCGCCCGGAACCTGTCCAATTCCTACGGCGCCCTGGCCACCTCGACCCAACGTCTGTCTTCGGGCCTGCGGATCAACTCCTCGGCGGACGATGCCGCCGGCCTGGCCATTCGCGAACTCATGCGGTCGGATATTACGGCCATCAACCAGGGCGTGCGCAACGCCAACGACGCCATCTCCATGATCCAGACGGCGGACGGCGCGCTGCAGGTCGTGGACGAAAAGCTCATCCGCATGAAGGAACTGGCCGAACAGGCGGCCACGGGCACCTACACCTCGGACCAGCGCCTGATCATCGACTCCGAATACCAGGCCATGGCCTCGGAAATCACCCGTATCGCCAACGCCACGGACTTCAACGGCATCTACCTGCTCAACGGCAACCTGTCCGGCGCGACCCACGACGGTTCCGGGGCCGTTTCGACCGGCAAGATGAAGGTGCACTTCGGTGCCGGCAACGCCAGCGCCGAGGACTACTACTACGTCCAGATCGGCACCTCCACGGCTTCGGCCCTGGGTGTGGGTATCGGCGCCGCCTCGGGCAAGGCCGGCCGCTCCATCTCCACCCAGCAGCAGGCCCAGGAAGCCCTGGAAGCCATCAAGACGGCCATCGTGTCCAAGGACAAGATCCGCGCCAACCTGGGCGCCTTGCAGAACCGGCTGGAGAACACCATCTCCAACCTGCAGATCCAGGCCGAGAACCTGCAAGCCGCCGAGTCGCAGATCTCCGACGTGGACGTGGCCACGGAAATGACCCAGTTCGTGCGCGAACAGATCCTGACCCAGTCGGCCATTGCCATGTTGTCCCAGGCCAACTCCCTGCCGAAGATGGCCATGCAGCTGATCGGCGGTTAA
- a CDS encoding selenium metabolism-associated LysR family transcriptional regulator, with the protein MDVRRLQAFAKVYDLRSFSRAGEEMMLSQPTISAHVMALEEELDTQLFDRLGRTVLPTQAGNVLYRYCVTIFSQLDHAKADILALSKRVAGDLLIGGSTIPAQYIIPRLVAGFLEKYPEVRIELLGGDTSEIIGQVLDGGIHVGIVGAPALQPELISRSILEDELVLIGAPRFVAAAAGDQDWRARLTALPWVMRESGSGTRLALEQALIRSGLDMRDLRTVLQVHSSVAVLQCVEAGLGVSVVSRMAAATYLERGTVVQLPVDGLAMRREFYVVYHGRRYMFPAQRLFLAACGELS; encoded by the coding sequence ATGGATGTTCGCCGGCTGCAAGCCTTCGCCAAGGTGTACGATCTGCGCAGTTTTTCCCGGGCCGGGGAGGAAATGATGCTTTCCCAGCCCACCATCAGCGCCCATGTCATGGCCCTGGAAGAAGAACTGGACACCCAGCTCTTCGACCGGCTGGGCCGCACCGTCCTGCCCACCCAGGCCGGCAACGTCCTGTACCGCTATTGCGTCACCATCTTCAGCCAGCTCGACCACGCCAAGGCCGATATCCTGGCCCTGTCCAAACGCGTGGCCGGGGACCTGCTCATCGGCGGCAGCACCATTCCGGCCCAGTACATCATTCCCCGGCTCGTCGCCGGCTTTCTGGAGAAGTACCCGGAAGTGCGCATCGAACTCCTGGGCGGCGACACCTCGGAGATCATCGGCCAGGTCCTCGACGGGGGCATCCATGTCGGCATCGTCGGCGCGCCGGCCTTGCAGCCGGAGTTGATCAGCCGCTCCATCCTGGAAGACGAGCTCGTGCTCATCGGCGCGCCCCGGTTCGTGGCCGCCGCGGCCGGGGACCAGGACTGGCGCGCCCGCCTGACGGCCTTGCCCTGGGTGATGCGCGAAAGCGGTTCGGGCACGCGCCTGGCCCTGGAGCAGGCGCTCATCCGATCGGGCCTGGACATGCGGGACCTGCGGACGGTGCTGCAGGTCCATTCGTCCGTGGCCGTGCTCCAGTGCGTGGAAGCGGGGCTGGGGGTGTCGGTGGTCTCGCGCATGGCCGCCGCCACCTACCTGGAACGCGGGACGGTGGTCCAGTTGCCCGTGGACGGCCTGGCCATGCGGCGGGAATTCTACGTGGTCTATCATGGCCGGCGCTACATGTTTCCGGCCCAGCGCCTGTTTTTGGCCGCCTGCGGCGAGCTCTCGTGA
- the rplQ gene encoding 50S ribosomal protein L17, translating into MRHKKSGRKFGRNASHRKAMLRNMARSLFIHERIRTTEHKAKELRGVVEHLVTLAQTDSVHARRLVYKVLENHQLVARLFNEIAPRFRGQPGGYTRVVKMGLPRAGDCAAMAIIELTRTAGETAPAAAQPAQETQE; encoded by the coding sequence ATGAGACATAAGAAATCCGGACGCAAATTCGGCAGGAACGCCTCCCATCGGAAGGCCATGCTGCGCAATATGGCCCGCTCGCTTTTCATCCACGAGCGCATCCGCACCACCGAACACAAGGCCAAGGAGCTGCGCGGCGTCGTCGAGCACCTGGTGACCCTGGCCCAGACCGACAGCGTCCACGCCCGTCGCCTGGTCTACAAGGTCCTGGAGAACCACCAGCTCGTGGCCCGGCTCTTCAACGAGATCGCCCCCCGTTTCCGGGGCCAGCCCGGCGGCTATACCCGGGTGGTCAAGATGGGCCTGCCCCGGGCCGGCGACTGTGCCGCCATGGCCATCATCGAGCTGACCCGGACGGCTGGCGAAACCGCCCCGGCCGCCGCCCAGCCGGCACAGGAAACGCAGGAATAA